The DNA segment ACCCACACGTTTTAGCTGGTAGAGATCTGCTACAAATGGGAACCTGGTTAGGTATTACGAAAGAAGGACGCTTTGCAGCATTAACGAATATCTACGATTCTGCTATAAGCGTACCAGAAAACCCTGTCTCAAGAGGGCAGATTGTGCGTGATTATTTATCGACTACTCAATCTGCATCGGGCTTCTTATCCGATCTGCAAGATAAACGTTTAGACTACGCCGGTTTCAACATATTACTAGGCGACATCGACCATCTTTGGCATTTTAATAATCATACAAATCAAGTTAGCTCACTTAAAACTGGGATACACGGTTTGAGCAACGCTAGTTTGAATGATCCATGGCCAAAAGTGTTAAAAGTAAAATCTCATCTCCAACAACTTAATTCAAAAAGTACACTCTTTGACCCAAATGACTTGTTAACAGCTTTTATGGACACTAGCTTACCATCAAGAAAAGATGCATCACTCACTACCACTACTTCTTTAAAACTAGAAAAAGAAACTCCACCTATTTTTATCAAGACTCCAGAATACGGAACAGTCTCCACAACTGTTTTATTAGTTGATTACGATAATATTGTTACGTTTATCGAACGCAGTTACAGTAAAGAAGGTTTTACTGGCGAAGTACACTATTCATTTGAGATTCACTAACTGACTGTCCATCAAAAAAAGACTCGGTCCGCTTTATTAAATAAACGGACCGAGTCTTACTGTTTTTCTATTCTTTTGGTTCTAATTCTTCAATAGAGTCAATATCCATATAACTAGGAACAACTAACCCATTTTTAGCACCGGTTAAATTCTCACCTAAATCAACGATACTATCCTGGTGCTTTTCATAAAAAGAAGCATGTGTTGTTGGCAACCATGGCGCAAGCGATACATCTGCTGATCCATTTGCAATTGCTTCAAACAAAACTGCAGGATCAACATCTGTTACGGTAACTTCATAGCCTTGTTGCTCTAGTACAGCTTTTACCACAAGACTAGACGCTCTTTCAGTATCCCACGGTGTTGACACAAGTTCGATTTCTTTCCCATCTACTTTTTCAGTGCCTTCCAACCACATATCCACTTTATCTTTATTCGCTTCGATCCAATTCGCCGCAGACTCTTCAAAAGAGCTGTCTTGCGCTTCAAACATTACAGCTTCCATATCTTCTACTTCCCATTGGAAAGCATCAAGAATTTTATAGGCATTGGGCATTTCTGCTTCAAAATCCAATCTTGCAATAGTATGGATACTCTCAATGTCCCCCATGGTTTTTTCTGGATCTTCTAAGTATTTTAAATCATATTCTGAAAACATCCAATGTGGAGCCCAGCCTGTAAAAATAATAGGTTCTTCATTAGAGATGGCTTGATCCAACAATGTTAGCATACCACCAGTTGAACTTTCTTCAAGTTCCCAACCTTCTAGGTTTTCATAACCCTCTAAAGTCTGATGTGCCATTTCAGTTATTCCCGCTCCAGGTTCAATGCCCGTAACGGTATAGTTCACCTGTTCGCTTACCGTTTCATTAGTACTATTTTCTGTCTCTTTACCATCTGCACATCCACCTAGCATTAAAGCAGTAGATAATCCCAGAATGATTCCAATAGATTTTACGTTTATCATATTTTCCTCCATGTATATTAAAAAGCATTCCACTTTTTTTCATTCGGCTAATTTCCCAGTTTTTAACACCATTGCTTTAAGCACTGATAAGAACACTTTGTTTATTTATTGTTCCTTATTATAACCGACAACCTTATATACAATAAGTACTCCTATACTTTTCAGAAATCAATTAATCAATCGCTAATTTGCATACATTGTAATCTTCAGGCCTCCTCTTTTAAGAGTTGGTCATCGCTTTTTCTTAGCCATTAACAACGTACCATGAATGTTTTTGAGATTCAAATCCACAAAAAAGGGTTAAGACAACTTACTTTGTCTTAACCCTTTTTCTACTCTATTTTATGACGCTCATTAACTTAAAGTTTATCTGCTTGCTCAAAGTCTAATTCAGTACTTGTTTCACGACCAAACATTTCAACATTCACTTTAAGTTTTGCTTTTTCCATTTCGATTTCAGTAATTTTACCTGTAAGTCCACTAAATGCACCTTCAATAATCGTTACGGTTTCGCCAACTTCAAAGTTGATTTCTTGATGACGAGCACTCATTCCGATACGACGTAAAATAACTTCTATTTCAGAATTTAAAAGTGGTGCTGGTTTACTACCTGCTCCATGAGAACCAACAAATCCAGTCACACCTGGCGTGTTACGAACAACGTACCAAGAATCATCAGACATGATCATTTCAACTAAAACATATCCAGGAAACGTTTTTTTCATATTTATTTTTTCTTTACCGTTTTTCACTTCTTTTTCTTCTTCTTCAGGGATAACTACTCGGAAAATATAATCCCCCATACCCATACTATTTGCTCTAGACTCGATATTTTGTTTCACTTTATTTTCGTATCCAGAATATGTGTGTAGCACATACCACTGTTTCGCACTTTCTATTTCTTCCACGCGTATCACTCCTCTTCATTTTTTGTTCTTAGTTATTTTCGACATTGGTTAGTTGGCTCATCTGTTTTTAAACATACAAAAAAACCTTCATTTACTTTTAAAGAAGGTTTTGTGCATTTATTCATGAGTTCATTATACCATCATGCAGAGCTTCATGCCAGTGGTTTCTTTCTCAGATCTCTTATAAAATCAAATCTAAGAGTGCACCTATCCCAAAGTCAACAACCGCAAAGAAAAGAACAAATAATAGACAGACGACAAAAACAGTCAATGTATATTTTCTAAGTTCTTTACCAGTAGGCCATGTGACTGTTTTGATTTCTTGACGTACACCGCCAAAAAAGTTTTTTATTTTCTTCATGTTTATTCCCTCCAAATTGGTATCGAGACTTCTTTTTCTTACTTCGTTTCACGATGCAATGTATGTTGATTGCAGTATTTACAGAATTTTTTTACTTCTAAGCGTTCTGTGCGATTTCCTTCATTTACTTTTTTAGAATAATTTCTAGACCCACAAACAGAACAAGCTAAAGATGTTTTTTTTCCACTCATTTTTTCACCTATTCTCTCTATTATACGGACGAATGACATCTTACTAAATTTACCATCACTCGGGAAACATGTCAATTCCTCTTTTTAAATTTTATTTAAATACTAAACTTATTGCTAACAGCACAACTTCGCTGGCACTAAATAAAATGATGTTTTTTATAGCGATAACAAATGTTTCTGACTTAACTTGCTTGTTGTTGTATGCAGCTAAGTTTTTCTTCATAGGTATAAGGGTTACTAATAAAAGCAATAAAATAGGATGTAACAAACCCATTAAAACAGCTAAAACAATTACTACATAACTCATGTAGACCAACGCATTAAATAATTGGACAGCTCGCTTTTTGCCAATGTAAAACGGTAATGTGTACCTGTGATTAAGGATATCTTGTTCTAAATCACAGGTATTATTCGCCAACATAATATTGGCTATCAAGAATACTGTTGGTAACGACACAAAGAATAATACCAGAACAGAAACCATATTTCCTTCTAACAGAAAAAGTTGGCCTTTAAACACTAAACTTAATAAACTAAGCTCTCCAACATTCACAAAGGCTGCAATAAAAAAGATACCAAACCCCATAGTCAAACCTGAAATAGGTTCTCCTAATGGCATTCTTGAAATGGGAACCGGTCCAAAAGTATAAAAAATCCCAATAAAGAAACAGAGGGCTCCTATTATCAGCAACACGATATTGGTTCTATAGACTAGCCAAAAGCCTAGCAGCATTGCAATAATCACCATTCCGATAATGAGACGAATAACGAGTTTTTCTGAAATTTTTTCTTGTCCAATAACGTTTACTTCATCTCGGTAGCCCTTATCTTTAGCTTTTTGATAATCCATCAAATTATTAATAGCTGTTGTTGCCATGTCAAAAATTAACATCGCTATAAAGAATAGAAGTGTATTAACAAAGTTAAACGCGTTGAAATAATAAGCTGTAAATAATGTTCCTAATAAAAAAGGAAATAGACTTGCTAACTTTGTTTGAATCTCTACTAATGTAAAAAAGGTCTTTATCGACATCGTTATCCCTCTTTGATTTTTATTTTAATGTAAATGCATCATTTGTTAATTTAAAGGATTCTTTTAACCCCTCTGACACATAAACCTCTTTATCTTTTGTTACAAATATTGCATCAACATCTTCTAATGTATTCACGTATTCTAATCCCTCTTTTAATCCTTTAGAAAAAAGCGAAGTCGATAGTCCGTCACCATCAATCGATTTTTTAGTGATTACACTAACTCCTGCTAACTCATTATCAAATGGATACCCTGTTTCTGGATTCATCAAGTGATGGTAATTCACTCCGTCAACTTCAAGGAACCGTTCATAAATACCTGAAGTAACGATTGACCTGTCACTTAAGGCTAAAGATCCTATGATCGTTCCACGTGTTTCAAACGGATCTTGAATCCCTACATTCCAAGCTGCTCCTTCACCTCTTGCACTGTCTCCCATAACATACACGTTTCCACCTAAATCAATAATTGCAGTATCTACTTCGTGTTCTTTTAACATCTCTACCACTTCATCAGTGATAAAGCCTTTAGCAATCGCTCCTAAATCTAAACGCATACCTTCTTCTGGCAAATAGACTGTCTGAGCTTCATCATCAAACTTCACCTTTGAATACTCTACTAAGTTCAAAGTTTCATCAATTTCAGATTGTTCTGGTTTCCTAGCATCATCAAAACCAATATGCCATAGTTCTGTAATGGGTCCGACTGTTAAATCAAAACTACCTGCAGTACTTTCACTATAATCATATGCCGCTTGCAATAAATAGTATAAATCATCCGATACTTTGACCGGTTCGATCCCGGCTTGTTCATTAATTTTTTCAATTTCTGAATTTCCGTTTCCCTCATCAACCGTAATCAAACCCGCTAGCTCTTCAATTCGATTAAAAGCCGCATCTAACGCTTCTTGTTTGTCTTGATTATAGATGGTAACTTTCACAACGGTCCCCATCAAAAATTCAGTTCGTTCAAAGGGTTCTTTAGCTAACGCACGCTCTTTTGCGTCTTCCTTATTTCCACAACCAATAAGCACGAATAATACCACTAGTAGGGAGATCATTACTTTCACTATGTTATTTTTTTCCATTCTGCATACTCCTTGTTAGACAACTTTTGTATATGTTTTCACTAACTTTTTTTAAAAATAAATGGGTCTTAGAAATACATCTAAGACCCTCATATTATGCCATTTCTAACTGAGTTTTTCAATCTTTATCAAAGAGACACCTCTGCTAAAGAATGATTAAAAAATTGTATTAGTTATCAATTTCGATGGTTTCTGTTTTACCTTCTGCTGCTGCATCAACTAGCTGTTGTGCGTATTCAACAAATAATTCGTGAGAATGAGTTGCACCTGAAACGACTTCTACAGCTGACGGATCTTGTGCATCTACTAAAGCTTGGTTGTAAGCTGGAATGTATTCAGCAGGACCAGTTCCCACTTTATCTTTCATAGCTTTTTGGTATTCTGTATCTTTCGTTTTTAACTCTCCAGCATCATTAACATAATCATAAGTAGATTCTGTAATTTGTCCGCCTTCAACGGTCATCCCAAAAACAACGCTCCAACCATTATCGTCAAGATTTTTTTCTTCTAATAGATAGCTTCCATCTTGTAAGGCAACAGTTTCAGTTGAACTCATTGATTCAGAACTTGTTGCCTCTGATTCAACAACTGCTGAACTTTCTTTACTAGTTGCATCGTCAGAACCACATGCTGCTAGTACAAATGTTGAAGCCAAAATAACTGACGCTAATTTCAAACCGGTTTTAAATTCCATTATATATACCCACCCTATTTTTATAGTCTAGTCTTCCTAACGAAAGAATAATACGGCTACTTCATTTGGTAGACTATCTACTAATAGTATAACTACTTTATTTTATATTGTCTATGTTTTCACATGAAATTATAATTTCAGCTTTAGAAATTCTTCTTATATATTCCAACCAATGAATTAATGTCTATCTATTAACTATTCGAGTTTCTTTTTTATATATCAGCAACTAGATTTTACTACGAAATACTTAATATTCTGTTCACAAACTTTCATACATTAATTTGCTTTCCTTTATGCATCAAGCTTTCAACGCTGATCTGTTCATTTAACCAATTATTTTCTTAAGTTTACTTTTTAAAATAATAAAATATATGCTTTTTTTACTACTGATACTGAATTTGTCAATAATGTGACAACTGTTTTTGTTTTTTTAATTTGTATTTTTCTTTGATTTAATACGATTCACAAAAGAAGATTGAGAATTATTTCATTAAAAATCATTTTTTTAAACTGTTTTTTTATTCGTAATTTTTTTTCTTCAAAAAATAACCTTTAAAACGTAGACATATTTTTTTTATTTTGTATAATATGGTTATCAGATAGTTGTGAAACTTTTAACTAACTTGATAAGAACTTATTATTATTATTCAGTTTTTTATAGTATATGTTTTAAAAAATGGTTTAAAAAAGGAGCTAGAAAAATGACTCAAACAAATGTAGTTGTTGTTGGTGCTGGTTTTGCAGGGGTTGCTGCTACAAAACAGCTCGCAAAAAAACTCAAAAAAAATAAAGAGGTAACGATTACGTTAATCGATCGCCACTCTTACCTTACTTATATGACAGAGTTACACGAAGTAGCAGGAGGACGTGTTGAACCTGAAGCTATCCAATATGATTTACAACGATTATTTGCTCGTAAAAAAAATGTTAACTTAGTAACGGATAATGTTACAGCAGTTGATCATGATAAAAAAGTGGTAACAACTGAAAATGGATCTTATTCTTATGACTATTTAGTTTTAGGTATGGGTGGAGAACCAAACGACTTCGGAACACCTGGAGTTAAAGAACATGGATTCACTCTTTGGTCTTTAGAAGATGCCGTTCGTCTACGCCACCACATTGAAACAACTGTTGCAGCTGCAGCTATTGAACACGATGCTGAAAAACGTGCCGCTATGATGCGCTTTGTAATTTGTGGTTCTGGATTTACAGGTATCGAAATGGTCGGCGAACTGCTAGATTGGAAAGATGTTTTAGCTAAAGAGTACAAATTTGACGCTTCAGAGATCGAACTAATCGTTGTTGAAGCTGCTCCAACTATCTTAAATACCCTTCCTCGTCAAGATGCAGATAAAGCTGAAAAATTCATGACGAAAAAAGGCATCAAAATTATGAAAGATTCTCCAATCATTAGTGTTGGAGCTGAATCCGTTTTATTGAAATCTGGTGAAGAGATCCCTACTAAAACATTAGTATGGACTGCAGGTGTTAAAGCTAATACTGATACAGCAGAATTTGGAATGGAACAAGCTCGTGCTGGACGGTTAGTTGCGAACGAGTTCATGGAAGCTAAAGATTTAGAAGATGTTTATGTCATTGGCGATCTTGTCTACTATGAGGAAGAAGAAGGAAAACCGACTCCTCAAATCGTACAAGCTGCTGAACAAACTGGACATACTGCTGCTGTTAACGTTATTGCAGCTATTGAAGGAAAAGAAAAACACAAATTTAAATCAAATTACCAAGGAACAATGGTTTCTATCGGTTCAAAATATGGTGTTGCTTACTTGATGGATAAATTCCATCTTAGCGGATTTATTGCTATGTTGATGAAACACATTGTTAACTTAAAATACTTCTTTGACATTCGTTCTGGTTACTACATGGTACAATACCTATTCCATGAATTCTTCCATATTAAAAATCAAAGAAATATTTTCCGCGGTCACCTTTCTCGTTACGGGAATGTTTTATGGAGTGTCCCTTTAAGAGTCTTTTACGGTAGCATGTGGTTTATTGAAGGTTTGAAAAAAGCCTTTGGTTTATTCGATTCTCAAAGTTGGTTTGGCGATACCGTTACTTTGCCATTCGCATGGTTACAAGATGTTACTAGTGGAGCTTCAGAAGTTGTTGAAGAAGCTGCTGAAGTTGCTAAACCGATCTTTGGTTTAAACTATGTCTATGGCGAAGAACCTATGATGATTTTTTCTAAGGCTCCTGATTGGTTTAACAGCATCATGGAATTTATGATTCCAACTCCTGAAGTGGCTTTGTTCTTCCAAAAATTCATGACTTGCGTGGAACTTGCGATAGGATTAGCTTTAATTGCTGGACTATTCACTTGGTTGGCTAGTGCAGCTACCGTTGCTTTAGTTGTCAGCTTTGCTTTATCTGGTATGTTCTACTGGGTTAACATTTGGTTCGTATTTGTAGCTATCGCTTTGATGAATGGTTCTGGTCGTGCCTTTGGTTTAGACTACTATGTGATTCCATGGATTCAAAAAGTAGCTGGCAAATGGTGGTATGGTACACCAAGATCCCTATATAAATAAGAAAAAAAAGTTTTATAAAGTAGAATGGGTGAGTGAAGGTAGGTCTCTTCTACCTCCACTCATTTTATTATGTCTTAAAAGGTCACTAAAACTCATGTGTAACAATAGAAAAAATGTTAAGATAGAAAGAAGAATTCAAGCGTTATTCTTCTTTGTCTCTTGTTATTTTTATTCAATTACTCAAACAAGCAATCATTTAGTTAAAATCATTTTATAGTAGATAAGGGCTGGTGTTTATGACTAGAAATCAAAAACTTGTGTATATTGCATTATTGGCAGCTCAAGCTGTTATCTTAAGCTTAGTCGAACGAAGTATTCCCTTTCCTTTTGCCTTTGCTCCAGGTGCAAAACTTGGTATTGCTAACCTGATCACTATTGTCGCTATTTTCACTTTACCATTAAAGGATAGTTTCACAGTAGTGTGGATGAGACTTATTATGACCACTCTTTTAGGTGGTACACTGTCAACCTTTATGTACAGTTGTGCTGGAGCTTTACTCAGTTATGTTGGCATGTTACTAGTCAAACAACTTGGACCAAAACGCGTCAGTATCATCGGAATAAGTGCTACAGGAGGTATTTTGCATAATGTTGGTCAACTAGCTGTTGCAAGCTGGATTGCTCAAACATGGACGGTTATGCTGTACTTACCGATCCTATCTTTTATGGGAATTCTATCTGGTATCGCTATCGGTATTGCCGCTAATTATTTAATGACTCATGTACGTACCTTAAAAAACTTCCAACAG comes from the Carnobacterium sp. 17-4 genome and includes:
- a CDS encoding NRDE family protein, translating into MCLIALQLHEHPIYKMILVANRDEAYTRPTAVADFWKDHPHVLAGRDLLQMGTWLGITKEGRFAALTNIYDSAISVPENPVSRGQIVRDYLSTTQSASGFLSDLQDKRLDYAGFNILLGDIDHLWHFNNHTNQVSSLKTGIHGLSNASLNDPWPKVLKVKSHLQQLNSKSTLFDPNDLLTAFMDTSLPSRKDASLTTTTSLKLEKETPPIFIKTPEYGTVSTTVLLVDYDNIVTFIERSYSKEGFTGEVHYSFEIH
- a CDS encoding glycine betaine ABC transporter substrate-binding protein, with protein sequence MINVKSIGIILGLSTALMLGGCADGKETENSTNETVSEQVNYTVTGIEPGAGITEMAHQTLEGYENLEGWELEESSTGGMLTLLDQAISNEEPIIFTGWAPHWMFSEYDLKYLEDPEKTMGDIESIHTIARLDFEAEMPNAYKILDAFQWEVEDMEAVMFEAQDSSFEESAANWIEANKDKVDMWLEGTEKVDGKEIELVSTPWDTERASSLVVKAVLEQQGYEVTVTDVDPAVLFEAIANGSADVSLAPWLPTTHASFYEKHQDSIVDLGENLTGAKNGLVVPSYMDIDSIEELEPKE
- the nusG gene encoding transcription termination/antitermination protein NusG, with amino-acid sequence MEEIESAKQWYVLHTYSGYENKVKQNIESRANSMGMGDYIFRVVIPEEEEKEVKNGKEKINMKKTFPGYVLVEMIMSDDSWYVVRNTPGVTGFVGSHGAGSKPAPLLNSEIEVILRRIGMSARHQEINFEVGETVTIIEGAFSGLTGKITEIEMEKAKLKVNVEMFGRETSTELDFEQADKL
- the secE gene encoding preprotein translocase subunit SecE, whose translation is MKKIKNFFGGVRQEIKTVTWPTGKELRKYTLTVFVVCLLFVLFFAVVDFGIGALLDLIL
- the rpmG gene encoding 50S ribosomal protein L33 — protein: MSGKKTSLACSVCGSRNYSKKVNEGNRTERLEVKKFCKYCNQHTLHRETK
- the menA gene encoding 1,4-dihydroxy-2-naphthoate polyprenyltransferase; its protein translation is MSIKTFFTLVEIQTKLASLFPFLLGTLFTAYYFNAFNFVNTLLFFIAMLIFDMATTAINNLMDYQKAKDKGYRDEVNVIGQEKISEKLVIRLIIGMVIIAMLLGFWLVYRTNIVLLIIGALCFFIGIFYTFGPVPISRMPLGEPISGLTMGFGIFFIAAFVNVGELSLLSLVFKGQLFLLEGNMVSVLVLFFVSLPTVFLIANIMLANNTCDLEQDILNHRYTLPFYIGKKRAVQLFNALVYMSYVVIVLAVLMGLLHPILLLLLVTLIPMKKNLAAYNNKQVKSETFVIAIKNIILFSASEVVLLAISLVFK
- a CDS encoding FAD:protein FMN transferase; the encoded protein is MEKNNIVKVMISLLVVLFVLIGCGNKEDAKERALAKEPFERTEFLMGTVVKVTIYNQDKQEALDAAFNRIEELAGLITVDEGNGNSEIEKINEQAGIEPVKVSDDLYYLLQAAYDYSESTAGSFDLTVGPITELWHIGFDDARKPEQSEIDETLNLVEYSKVKFDDEAQTVYLPEEGMRLDLGAIAKGFITDEVVEMLKEHEVDTAIIDLGGNVYVMGDSARGEGAAWNVGIQDPFETRGTIIGSLALSDRSIVTSGIYERFLEVDGVNYHHLMNPETGYPFDNELAGVSVITKKSIDGDGLSTSLFSKGLKEGLEYVNTLEDVDAIFVTKDKEVYVSEGLKESFKLTNDAFTLK
- a CDS encoding FMN-binding protein, giving the protein MEFKTGLKLASVILASTFVLAACGSDDATSKESSAVVESEATSSESMSSTETVALQDGSYLLEEKNLDDNGWSVVFGMTVEGGQITESTYDYVNDAGELKTKDTEYQKAMKDKVGTGPAEYIPAYNQALVDAQDPSAVEVVSGATHSHELFVEYAQQLVDAAAEGKTETIEIDN
- a CDS encoding FAD-dependent oxidoreductase, translating into MTQTNVVVVGAGFAGVAATKQLAKKLKKNKEVTITLIDRHSYLTYMTELHEVAGGRVEPEAIQYDLQRLFARKKNVNLVTDNVTAVDHDKKVVTTENGSYSYDYLVLGMGGEPNDFGTPGVKEHGFTLWSLEDAVRLRHHIETTVAAAAIEHDAEKRAAMMRFVICGSGFTGIEMVGELLDWKDVLAKEYKFDASEIELIVVEAAPTILNTLPRQDADKAEKFMTKKGIKIMKDSPIISVGAESVLLKSGEEIPTKTLVWTAGVKANTDTAEFGMEQARAGRLVANEFMEAKDLEDVYVIGDLVYYEEEEGKPTPQIVQAAEQTGHTAAVNVIAAIEGKEKHKFKSNYQGTMVSIGSKYGVAYLMDKFHLSGFIAMLMKHIVNLKYFFDIRSGYYMVQYLFHEFFHIKNQRNIFRGHLSRYGNVLWSVPLRVFYGSMWFIEGLKKAFGLFDSQSWFGDTVTLPFAWLQDVTSGASEVVEEAAEVAKPIFGLNYVYGEEPMMIFSKAPDWFNSIMEFMIPTPEVALFFQKFMTCVELAIGLALIAGLFTWLASAATVALVVSFALSGMFYWVNIWFVFVAIALMNGSGRAFGLDYYVIPWIQKVAGKWWYGTPRSLYK
- a CDS encoding Gx transporter family protein, translating into MTRNQKLVYIALLAAQAVILSLVERSIPFPFAFAPGAKLGIANLITIVAIFTLPLKDSFTVVWMRLIMTTLLGGTLSTFMYSCAGALLSYVGMLLVKQLGPKRVSIIGISATGGILHNVGQLAVASWIAQTWTVMLYLPILSFMGILSGIAIGIAANYLMTHVRTLKNFQQQTQQPTKKNRSNTTYANS